A window of Streptomyces gilvosporeus contains these coding sequences:
- a CDS encoding SAM-dependent methyltransferase — translation MSDRTGDGMSNREGDGMSDDMSDGMREGMNGGCNVGCNVGCNVGINGGKPDRTSDRNADHRPGRTTGPLVDLRLDRAHSSRIYDYFLGGKTNFLADRVAAASVLSVFPSALIAARINREFMHRTTRCLVKAGMRQFLDIGTGIPTPPNLHDIAQGIAPDARIVYTDNDPIVLAHAAALLLSTPEGRTAYVQSDVNNPEAILAAPQLRDTLDLRKPVALSLNALMHFVTDDGRDRAHTIVDTLKSALPSGSTLAMTHATPDFSPDTMQKIVEIYRGAGTVLQFRSRGEFLRFFEGWELMEPGVALSHQWRPDRPEDATYVTDAEAGCYAAVARKP, via the coding sequence ATGAGCGATCGCACCGGCGACGGCATGAGCAACCGCGAGGGCGACGGCATGAGTGACGACATGAGTGACGGCATGCGCGAGGGCATGAACGGGGGCTGCAACGTGGGCTGCAACGTGGGCTGCAACGTGGGCATCAACGGCGGGAAGCCCGACCGTACGAGCGACCGGAACGCCGATCACCGGCCCGGCCGCACGACCGGCCCCCTCGTCGACCTCCGGCTCGACCGCGCCCATTCCTCCCGTATCTACGACTACTTCCTCGGCGGCAAGACCAACTTCCTGGCCGACCGGGTGGCCGCCGCCAGTGTGCTGTCCGTCTTCCCCTCCGCGCTCATCGCCGCCCGGATCAACCGGGAATTCATGCACCGCACCACCCGCTGCCTGGTGAAGGCGGGCATGCGCCAGTTCCTCGACATCGGCACCGGCATCCCCACCCCGCCGAATCTGCACGACATCGCCCAGGGCATCGCCCCCGACGCCCGCATCGTCTACACCGACAACGACCCCATCGTCCTCGCCCACGCCGCCGCCCTGCTCCTGAGCACCCCCGAGGGGCGTACGGCGTACGTCCAGTCCGACGTCAACAACCCCGAGGCCATCCTCGCGGCGCCGCAGCTGCGCGACACCCTCGATCTGCGCAAGCCCGTCGCGCTCAGCCTCAACGCCCTGATGCACTTCGTCACCGACGACGGCCGGGACCGCGCCCACACCATCGTCGACACCCTCAAGTCCGCCCTGCCCAGCGGCAGTACCCTCGCCATGACCCATGCGACGCCGGACTTCAGCCCCGACACCATGCAGAAGATCGTCGAGATCTACCGCGGTGCGGGCACCGTCCTCCAGTTCCGTTCGCGCGGCGAGTTCCTTCGCTTCTTCGAGGGCTGGGAGCTGATGGAGCCCGGCGTCGCCCTCTCCCACCAGTGGCGCCCCGACCGCCCCGAGGACGCCACCTACGTCACAGACGCCGAGGCGGGCTGCTACGCGGCCGTCGCCCGCAAGCCGTAG
- a CDS encoding sialidase family protein — protein MKAVRPARAARSLSLAVFLATGTGLVSATPAAATPAPDPTTPLYESTDLAVSGQGAHTYRIPALETLPDGTLVAAYDRRNDSASDLPGNVDVMVRRSTDDGRTWSPPEAVADYDGGAGAGDPSLIVDRWTGRLFLFHMYGPRGIGFGNAGMGNDHRSTSILHTDYHYSDDGGRSWRARRLTRDLKDPKWLGIFASSGTGIQLSSGRLLQQYVLRKADASMWAASAYSDDHGKTWRLGTPVGPQMDENKTVELADGRIMLNSRTGSTTRRLVAYSRDGGLTYSTPVPDDELVDPVNNASILRYDPDAPPGLPRAHWLLFSNTASTSARRNLTVRLSCDDGRSWPVSRVVTPGPAAYSTLTRLKDGTFGLLYESGPYRKITFARFNDAWLGAPCPAG, from the coding sequence GTGAAAGCCGTCCGTCCGGCGAGAGCCGCCCGTTCCCTGTCGCTGGCCGTCTTCCTCGCCACCGGCACCGGTCTGGTGTCGGCCACCCCCGCGGCCGCCACCCCTGCCCCCGATCCCACCACTCCTCTCTACGAGTCCACCGACCTGGCGGTCTCGGGCCAAGGGGCGCACACCTACCGCATCCCCGCGCTGGAGACGCTCCCCGACGGCACCCTCGTCGCCGCCTACGACCGGCGTAACGACAGCGCCTCCGACCTGCCCGGCAATGTCGATGTGATGGTGCGGCGCAGCACCGACGACGGGCGGACCTGGAGCCCCCCGGAGGCGGTCGCCGACTACGACGGCGGGGCCGGCGCCGGCGACCCCAGCCTGATCGTCGACCGCTGGACCGGCCGCCTCTTCCTCTTCCACATGTACGGCCCCAGGGGCATCGGCTTCGGCAACGCGGGCATGGGCAACGACCACCGCAGCACCAGCATCCTGCACACCGACTACCACTACTCCGACGACGGCGGCCGCAGCTGGCGCGCCCGCCGGCTGACCCGCGACCTCAAGGACCCGAAGTGGCTGGGCATCTTCGCCTCGTCCGGCACCGGCATCCAGCTCTCCTCCGGGCGGCTGCTCCAGCAGTACGTGCTCCGCAAGGCCGACGCCAGCATGTGGGCGGCCAGTGCCTACAGCGACGACCACGGGAAGACCTGGCGGCTGGGGACGCCGGTCGGGCCGCAGATGGATGAGAACAAGACCGTCGAACTGGCCGATGGCCGCATCATGCTCAACAGCCGTACCGGCAGCACCACACGGCGGCTGGTCGCCTACTCCCGGGACGGCGGGCTGACCTACAGCACGCCGGTCCCGGACGACGAGCTGGTCGACCCGGTCAACAATGCGTCGATTCTGCGCTACGACCCGGACGCGCCGCCGGGCCTTCCTCGGGCGCACTGGCTGCTGTTCAGCAATACGGCGAGCACCAGCGCGCGCCGGAACCTCACCGTCCGGCTGTCCTGCGACGACGGCCGCAGCTGGCCGGTCTCACGGGTCGTCACGCCCGGCCCGGCGGCGTACTCCACCCTGACCCGGCTCAAGGACGGCACGTTCGGGCTGCTCTACGAGTCGGGCCCGTACCGGAAAATCACCTTCGCACGGTTCAACGACGCCTGGCTGGGCGCACCCTGTCCGGCCGGATGA
- a CDS encoding STAS domain-containing protein, whose product MSAEMRSLAVTTVVEADECAVLRVSGELDLRTEQAFLSEARSVVSAGHRFLVLDLTALRFCDSRGLSCLLALEWLCRRLEGRLFLASLGVRMLRLLIGTQSLSVFSCFPTVGHALAAVPEGARPAWPPAPEEPALPGDDPFV is encoded by the coding sequence ATGAGTGCGGAGATGCGGTCCTTGGCGGTCACGACGGTCGTCGAGGCGGACGAGTGCGCGGTGCTGCGCGTCAGCGGGGAGCTGGATCTCCGAACCGAGCAGGCGTTTCTCAGCGAGGCGCGGTCCGTCGTCTCGGCCGGCCACCGTTTCCTCGTGCTCGATCTGACCGCGCTGCGCTTCTGCGACTCGCGGGGGCTGAGCTGTCTGCTGGCGCTGGAATGGCTGTGCCGCCGTCTGGAGGGCCGGCTGTTCCTGGCCTCGCTCGGGGTGCGGATGCTCCGGCTGCTGATCGGCACCCAGTCGCTGAGCGTCTTCTCCTGCTTCCCGACGGTCGGTCATGCGCTGGCGGCCGTCCCCGAAGGCGCGCGTCCGGCCTGGCCGCCCGCGCCCGAGGAGCCGGCGCTGCCCGGCGATGACCCGTTCGTGTGA
- the dhaL gene encoding dihydroxyacetone kinase subunit DhaL: protein MSDSELDAAFFVRWMVAAAAAVEREADRLTELDSAIGDADHGNNMQRGFAAVVKALEADAPTAPGAVLTSAGRQLISTVGGASGPLYGTLLRRSGKTLGDAAQVTRQELRAGLRAGVDAVMQLGGAAPGDKTMLDALVPAVAALETSFEAAAAAAEEGALATVPMRARKGRASYLGERSIGHQDPGATSSALLFATLAEVAA from the coding sequence GTGAGCGACAGCGAGTTGGATGCCGCGTTCTTCGTCCGATGGATGGTGGCGGCGGCCGCCGCGGTGGAACGGGAGGCCGACCGGCTGACGGAACTGGATTCCGCCATCGGGGATGCCGATCACGGGAACAATATGCAGCGCGGGTTCGCTGCCGTGGTGAAGGCGCTGGAGGCCGATGCGCCCACGGCGCCGGGGGCGGTGCTGACGTCGGCGGGGCGGCAGTTGATCTCGACGGTGGGTGGCGCGTCCGGGCCGCTGTACGGGACGTTGCTGCGGCGCAGCGGAAAGACGCTGGGCGACGCGGCGCAGGTGACGAGGCAGGAGCTGCGGGCGGGGCTCCGGGCCGGGGTGGATGCGGTGATGCAGCTGGGCGGTGCGGCGCCGGGCGACAAGACGATGCTGGATGCGCTGGTGCCGGCGGTGGCCGCGCTGGAGACGTCGTTCGAGGCGGCGGCCGCGGCGGCGGAGGAGGGTGCGCTGGCGACCGTACCGATGCGGGCCAGGAAGGGGCGGGCGAGCTATCTGGGGGAACGCAGCATCGGGCATCAGGACCCGGGCGCGACCTCGTCGGCGCTGCTGTTCGCGACCCTCGCAGAGGTGGCGGCGTGA
- a CDS encoding DeoR/GlpR family DNA-binding transcription regulator → MRAEERQRRLLVLARQSGRVEVAEAAAEFGVARETVRRDLSELERRGLIRRTHGAAYPVESAGFETTLARRETQQVAEKRRIAAAAVQLVGEAETVFVDEGYTPELVATLLPTDRPLTVLTASLRTASLVSASESTTVLLAGGRVRAGTQATVGSWARDMLTGFVIDLAFMGANGISREHGLTTPDPAVADVKRQAVRSSRRRVLVGVHSKFGASSFCRFAEVSDFDTIVTDSGLSAPEAHRYSLLGPQVLRV, encoded by the coding sequence ATGAGGGCTGAAGAACGCCAGCGCCGCCTTCTCGTGCTGGCCCGGCAGTCGGGGCGGGTCGAGGTCGCCGAGGCCGCGGCGGAGTTCGGCGTGGCCCGCGAGACCGTACGGCGCGATCTGAGCGAACTGGAACGGCGCGGGCTGATCCGGCGGACGCACGGTGCGGCGTATCCGGTCGAGAGCGCAGGGTTCGAGACCACGCTGGCGCGGCGGGAGACCCAGCAGGTGGCGGAGAAACGGCGGATCGCGGCGGCCGCGGTGCAGCTGGTGGGCGAGGCGGAGACGGTGTTCGTCGACGAGGGCTACACCCCCGAGCTGGTCGCCACGCTGCTGCCCACCGACCGTCCGCTGACCGTGCTGACCGCCTCGCTGCGCACCGCCTCGCTGGTCTCCGCGTCCGAATCCACCACCGTGCTGCTGGCCGGCGGCCGGGTGCGGGCGGGGACCCAGGCGACGGTGGGTTCCTGGGCGCGGGACATGCTCACCGGTTTTGTGATCGACCTGGCCTTCATGGGTGCCAACGGCATCTCCCGGGAGCACGGTCTGACCACCCCCGATCCGGCGGTCGCCGATGTGAAGAGGCAGGCGGTGCGCTCCTCGCGGCGGCGGGTGCTGGTCGGGGTGCACAGCAAGTTCGGGGCGAGCAGCTTCTGCCGGTTCGCCGAGGTGAGCGACTTCGACACGATCGTCACCGACTCCGGGCTGTCCGCGCCGGAGGCCCACCGCTACTCCCTCCTGGGGCCCCAGGTGCTCCGGGTCTGA
- a CDS encoding ABC transporter substrate-binding protein, which produces MNAPFPGRGRTGRAIALTSAALVISLSATACAGAGQVGKGDAQAINVLMVNNPQMVDLQKLTAKYFTKETGIKVNFTVLPEDDLRDKMSQDFSSQAGQYDVASLSNYETPIYARNGWLAPLGERADKDPEFDQSDILAPVRTSLTAADDKVYAEPFYGESSFLMYRKDLLKAAGLTMPAHPTWQQVADMAAKLDGSQKGLKGICLRGQVGWGQLMAPLTTVVNTFGGTWFDKDWKAKLDSPEFTKATQFYVDLVRKHGEAGAPQAGYAECLNDMQQGKVAMWYDATAGAGSLESADSKVAGKVGYAPAPVVKTDSSGWLYTWAWGVEKASQHQDAAWKFIRWASGAKYEQLVGRELGWSRVPGGKRASLYRNPQYLKESGAFARATQQAISSARPNDPGVQPRPAPGIQFVDIPEFADLGTKVSNEISSAIAGKESVTDALKKSQQLAQEVADAHRH; this is translated from the coding sequence GTGAACGCACCCTTCCCCGGGCGAGGCCGCACCGGTCGCGCCATAGCACTGACGTCGGCCGCCCTGGTCATATCGCTGTCCGCCACCGCCTGCGCCGGAGCCGGTCAGGTGGGCAAGGGCGACGCCCAGGCCATCAATGTACTGATGGTGAACAACCCGCAGATGGTGGACCTCCAGAAGCTCACCGCCAAGTACTTCACCAAAGAGACCGGCATCAAGGTGAACTTCACCGTGCTGCCGGAGGACGATCTGCGCGACAAGATGAGCCAGGACTTCTCCAGCCAGGCCGGGCAGTACGACGTGGCCAGTCTCAGCAATTACGAAACGCCCATCTACGCCCGCAACGGCTGGCTCGCCCCACTCGGCGAACGGGCCGACAAGGACCCGGAGTTCGACCAGAGCGACATTCTCGCCCCGGTCCGCACCTCACTCACCGCCGCCGACGACAAGGTCTACGCGGAGCCGTTCTACGGCGAATCGTCGTTCCTGATGTACCGCAAGGACCTCCTCAAGGCCGCCGGGCTGACCATGCCCGCGCATCCGACGTGGCAGCAGGTCGCCGACATGGCAGCCAAGTTGGACGGCTCCCAAAAGGGGCTGAAGGGCATCTGTCTGCGCGGCCAGGTCGGCTGGGGCCAGCTGATGGCCCCGCTGACCACCGTCGTCAACACCTTCGGCGGGACCTGGTTCGACAAGGATTGGAAGGCGAAGCTGGACAGCCCGGAATTCACCAAGGCCACCCAGTTCTACGTCGATCTGGTCCGCAAGCACGGCGAGGCGGGCGCCCCGCAGGCCGGCTACGCCGAGTGCCTCAACGACATGCAGCAGGGCAAGGTCGCCATGTGGTACGACGCGACCGCCGGCGCCGGCTCGCTGGAGAGCGCCGATTCGAAGGTCGCCGGCAAGGTCGGCTACGCCCCGGCGCCGGTCGTCAAGACCGACAGCTCGGGCTGGCTGTACACCTGGGCGTGGGGCGTGGAGAAGGCCAGTCAACACCAGGACGCGGCCTGGAAGTTCATCCGCTGGGCCTCCGGCGCGAAGTACGAGCAGTTGGTGGGCCGGGAACTGGGCTGGTCGAGGGTGCCCGGCGGCAAGCGGGCCTCCCTCTACCGCAACCCGCAGTACCTGAAGGAGTCCGGGGCCTTCGCCCGCGCGACCCAGCAGGCGATCAGCTCGGCGCGCCCCAATGACCCCGGCGTACAGCCGCGCCCGGCCCCCGGGATCCAGTTCGTCGACATCCCCGAGTTCGCCGACCTGGGAACCAAGGTCTCCAACGAGATCAGCTCGGCCATCGCCGGCAAGGAGAGCGTGACCGACGCCCTCAAGAAGAGCCAGCAGCTGGCGCAGGAGGTGGCCGATGCCCACCGCCACTGA
- a CDS encoding RNA polymerase sigma factor, whose protein sequence is MGANRDRLLPACAEAHGHCADLAASEPPDRQLSIALEAFHATHARKWLTYAYLHTGSEEAARAVTRSAFRRLARLWPHALRQASVEAFAWSVLKEGVVEWLYDHRQPTALTETAAFAVVAQALLRECQQRFALLESQLGLYAAIARLPERQCDVIVLRHVIGYNDAQIGGLLGVDEVTVRSYASRGRRRLAAALGIDQGTATAGDDGHGHGGDHERATHHDQGDEPTHHHGHDRHHDHDHSHGHDHDHEEPAGGN, encoded by the coding sequence GTGGGCGCAAACCGGGACCGACTCCTGCCGGCGTGCGCTGAGGCGCATGGCCATTGCGCGGACTTAGCGGCCTCGGAGCCCCCTGACCGCCAACTCTCCATAGCCCTGGAGGCGTTCCACGCCACGCATGCCCGCAAGTGGCTGACGTATGCCTATCTGCACACGGGCAGCGAGGAGGCGGCCCGCGCGGTGACCCGCTCCGCCTTCCGGCGGCTGGCCCGCCTGTGGCCGCATGCGCTGCGGCAGGCGTCGGTGGAGGCGTTCGCCTGGTCGGTGCTCAAGGAAGGCGTGGTGGAGTGGCTGTACGACCACCGGCAGCCCACCGCGCTCACCGAAACGGCGGCCTTCGCCGTCGTCGCCCAGGCCCTGTTGCGCGAGTGTCAGCAGCGGTTCGCGCTGCTGGAGAGTCAGCTGGGGCTGTATGCGGCGATCGCGCGGCTGCCGGAGCGACAGTGCGATGTGATCGTGCTGCGGCATGTCATCGGCTACAACGACGCGCAGATCGGGGGGCTGCTCGGCGTCGACGAAGTCACCGTCCGCTCCTATGCCAGCCGGGGCAGACGCAGGCTCGCCGCCGCGCTCGGTATCGATCAGGGCACGGCGACGGCCGGGGACGACGGCCACGGCCACGGAGGCGACCACGAGCGGGCCACCCACCACGACCAGGGTGACGAGCCCACGCACCACCACGGACACGACCGGCACCACGACCACGACCACAGTCACGGTCACGACCACGACCACGAGGAACCAGCAGGGGGGAATTGA
- the dhaK gene encoding dihydroxyacetone kinase subunit DhaK, whose protein sequence is MKMLINVPETVVTDALRGMAAAHPELVVDAENRVIVRRDAPVADKVALVSGGGSGHEPLHGGFVGPGMLDAACPGEVFTSPVPDQMVRAAAAVDSGNGVLFVVKNYTGDVLNFQMAAELAEDEGLQVASVLVNDDVAVTDSTFTAGRRGTGATLFVEKIAGAAAEEGMPLERVEALARQVVESSRSFGVALSACTTPAKGSPTFDLPAGELELGVGIHGEPGRERRAMMTSHEIADFAVDAILADLQPRLPVLVLVNGMGATPLLELYGFAAEVRRVLDEREVAVARTLVGNYVTSLDMAGCSVTLCQVDGELLRLWEAPVETPALRWGR, encoded by the coding sequence GTGAAGATGCTGATCAACGTTCCCGAGACCGTCGTTACGGACGCGCTGCGGGGGATGGCGGCCGCGCATCCCGAGTTGGTGGTGGATGCGGAGAACCGGGTGATCGTGCGGCGGGATGCGCCGGTGGCGGACAAAGTGGCTCTGGTGTCCGGGGGCGGGAGTGGGCACGAGCCGCTGCACGGGGGGTTCGTGGGGCCGGGGATGCTGGATGCCGCGTGTCCCGGGGAGGTGTTCACCTCGCCGGTTCCGGATCAGATGGTGCGGGCCGCGGCGGCCGTGGACAGTGGAAACGGGGTGTTGTTCGTGGTGAAGAACTACACCGGGGACGTCCTCAACTTCCAGATGGCGGCGGAGCTGGCGGAGGACGAGGGGCTCCAGGTGGCCAGTGTGCTCGTCAATGACGATGTGGCGGTGACCGACTCGACCTTCACGGCCGGGCGGCGCGGGACCGGGGCGACGCTGTTCGTCGAGAAGATCGCCGGGGCGGCGGCCGAGGAGGGCATGCCGCTGGAGCGGGTCGAGGCGCTGGCGCGGCAGGTGGTGGAGTCGTCGCGGAGTTTCGGGGTGGCGCTGAGCGCCTGCACCACGCCCGCGAAGGGCAGCCCGACCTTCGATCTGCCCGCCGGGGAGCTGGAGTTGGGGGTCGGCATCCACGGCGAGCCGGGGCGGGAGCGACGGGCGATGATGACCTCGCACGAGATCGCGGACTTCGCCGTCGACGCCATCTTGGCGGATCTCCAGCCGCGGCTGCCCGTCCTGGTGCTGGTGAACGGGATGGGCGCGACGCCGCTGCTGGAGCTGTACGGGTTCGCCGCGGAGGTGCGCCGGGTGCTGGACGAGCGGGAGGTGGCGGTGGCCCGTACGCTCGTGGGTAACTATGTGACGTCGCTGGACATGGCGGGCTGCTCGGTGACGCTGTGTCAGGTAGATGGGGAGCTGCTGCGGCTGTGGGAGGCGCCGGTGGAGACGCCGGCGCTGCGGTGGGGGCGGTGA
- a CDS encoding PTS-dependent dihydroxyacetone kinase phosphotransferase subunit DhaM: MTDGGQGAGPVGIVLVSHSGPVAASVAEMAAGLAGGGATAPVAAAGGTPDGGLGTSTELIGAAARKVDRGAGVAILADLGSAVLTVKAMVAEGDELPKGARLVDAPFVEGAVAAVVTASAGADLDAVAAAAGEAYGYRKE, from the coding sequence GTGACGGACGGGGGGCAGGGGGCCGGGCCGGTGGGGATCGTGCTGGTGTCGCACAGCGGGCCGGTGGCCGCATCGGTCGCGGAGATGGCGGCGGGACTGGCCGGCGGCGGGGCGACGGCGCCGGTGGCCGCGGCGGGCGGCACGCCCGACGGCGGGCTCGGTACGAGCACCGAGCTGATCGGCGCGGCGGCGCGAAAGGTGGACCGGGGGGCCGGGGTGGCGATCCTGGCCGACCTGGGCAGCGCCGTACTGACCGTGAAGGCCATGGTCGCCGAGGGGGACGAACTCCCCAAGGGGGCACGGTTGGTGGACGCGCCGTTCGTGGAGGGCGCGGTGGCCGCCGTGGTCACCGCCTCGGCCGGCGCGGACCTTGATGCGGTGGCGGCGGCGGCCGGGGAAGCGTACGGCTATCGCAAGGAGTGA
- a CDS encoding alpha/beta hydrolase has protein sequence MTSVSSTSPRPRPARDAHATFVLVHGVCTSSLMWAPLQRELALLGHRSLAVDLPGHGFDAQYSAAYQAPQDLDAWAAEPSKLAGVTLQDNVDMVVDVVRRVAEHGPVVLVGASLGGTTITGVGNAVPELVSRLVYISGWSCVQRANPIAYMQEPEFGGNLLAPLAALNVGDPAALGVGRANYRTADPVMLAALKESMMADGTDEQFRAFLNILQPDESLAVMMSDARGHADTWGTIARTYIRLSDDRSLPVAMQDRLIAEADALTPGNPYDVHTLATSHVGFLLRPAEVAGILDRLTV, from the coding sequence ATGACATCTGTCTCCAGCACCTCTCCCCGTCCGCGCCCGGCCCGCGACGCGCATGCGACGTTCGTGCTCGTACACGGCGTGTGCACCAGTTCGTTGATGTGGGCTCCCCTCCAGCGCGAGCTGGCGCTGCTCGGCCATCGCAGCCTCGCGGTGGACCTTCCGGGGCACGGCTTCGACGCGCAGTACTCTGCCGCCTACCAAGCCCCGCAGGACCTCGACGCATGGGCGGCCGAACCCTCCAAACTGGCCGGGGTCACCCTTCAGGACAACGTCGACATGGTCGTCGATGTCGTCCGGCGGGTGGCCGAGCACGGGCCGGTGGTCCTGGTGGGCGCCAGTCTCGGTGGCACCACCATCACCGGGGTGGGCAACGCCGTCCCTGAGCTGGTGAGCCGGCTCGTCTACATCTCCGGCTGGTCGTGCGTGCAGCGCGCCAACCCCATCGCGTACATGCAGGAGCCCGAGTTCGGCGGCAACCTGCTGGCTCCACTGGCCGCGCTGAACGTCGGCGACCCCGCCGCCCTCGGTGTCGGCCGGGCCAACTACCGCACCGCCGACCCGGTCATGCTGGCCGCGCTCAAGGAGTCGATGATGGCGGACGGCACCGACGAACAGTTCCGGGCCTTCCTCAACATCCTGCAACCGGACGAGTCCCTGGCGGTGATGATGTCCGACGCACGCGGCCACGCCGACACCTGGGGCACCATCGCCCGCACCTACATCCGTCTCTCCGACGACCGGTCGCTTCCCGTGGCCATGCAGGACCGTCTGATCGCCGAGGCCGACGCCTTGACGCCCGGCAATCCGTACGACGTGCACACCCTGGCCACCAGCCACGTCGGGTTTCTGCTCAGGCCGGCGGAGGTGGCCGGCATCCTCGACCGGCTGACCGTCTGA
- a CDS encoding carbohydrate ABC transporter permease, which yields MPTATEATRRGPGGRQSVAAPARQAARARRAQRARDWARRAPLLPALVFLVIVTQLPFVATVVISFIHWNALAPTTRGFAAFDNYVAVFADSAMRSSVVTTVLLTVTVVLVSLLLGLGLALLLDRGFRGRGIVRTLLITPFLVVPVASALLWKHALYNASYGLLNGALTWIWGLFGSHDPPQPDWMTNSPLAAVEVSLIWQWTPFMMLILLAGLQSRAADAIEAARMDGASAFDIFRYLTLPHLRRYLELAALLGTIYVVQNFDAVFTLTSGGLGTANLPYTIYQTFYQAHDYGRASAQGVVVVLCSLVVATFALRTVSSLLREEVTR from the coding sequence ATGCCCACCGCCACTGAAGCGACCCGGCGTGGTCCGGGCGGCCGGCAGTCCGTCGCGGCACCGGCACGACAGGCGGCCCGCGCCCGGCGCGCACAGCGGGCCCGGGACTGGGCGCGGCGTGCGCCCCTGCTGCCCGCGCTGGTCTTCCTGGTCATCGTGACCCAACTGCCGTTCGTGGCAACCGTGGTGATCTCCTTCATCCACTGGAACGCGCTGGCCCCCACCACCCGCGGCTTCGCCGCCTTCGACAACTACGTGGCGGTCTTCGCGGACTCCGCGATGCGGTCGTCGGTGGTCACGACGGTGCTGCTGACCGTCACCGTGGTGCTGGTCAGCCTGCTGCTGGGGCTGGGTCTGGCGCTGCTGCTGGACCGCGGCTTCCGCGGCCGCGGCATCGTGCGCACCCTGCTCATCACCCCGTTCCTGGTGGTGCCGGTGGCGTCCGCCCTGCTGTGGAAGCACGCCCTCTACAACGCCTCGTACGGGCTGCTCAACGGCGCGCTGACCTGGATATGGGGGCTGTTCGGCAGCCATGATCCGCCGCAGCCGGACTGGATGACCAACTCGCCGCTGGCCGCGGTGGAGGTGTCGCTGATCTGGCAGTGGACGCCGTTCATGATGCTGATCCTGCTGGCCGGGCTGCAGAGCCGGGCGGCGGATGCGATCGAGGCGGCGCGGATGGACGGCGCCTCGGCGTTCGACATCTTCCGCTATCTGACGCTGCCGCATCTGCGGCGCTATCTGGAGCTGGCCGCGCTGCTCGGGACCATCTACGTCGTCCAGAACTTCGACGCGGTCTTCACCCTCACCTCCGGCGGGCTCGGCACCGCCAACCTGCCGTACACCATCTACCAGACCTTCTACCAGGCCCACGACTACGGACGGGCGTCCGCACAGGGCGTCGTCGTGGTGCTGTGTTCGCTGGTCGTGGCCACCTTCGCGCTGCGCACCGTCTCGTCCCTGCTGCGCGAGGAGGTCACCCGATGA
- a CDS encoding carbohydrate ABC transporter permease, protein MNSAPLIRRRTGSLLGLAAWLCGIAFFLPVAWMVLTSFHSETDAATNPPSIVAGLSLHGYREFFGAGTGVSPWPPLINSLTASVVSTLLVLALAVPAAYALSIKPVRKWSDVMFFFLSTKMLPLVAGLLPVYLVAQNSGMLDSIWLLVILYTSMNLPIAVWMMRSFLSEVPGEIMEAASIDGAGLHTTLTQIVAPIAMPGIAATALISFIFSWNELLFARVLTGVVAGTAPVFLTGFVTSQGLFLAKVCAAATVISLPVLIAGFAAQDKLVQGLSLGAVK, encoded by the coding sequence ATGAACAGCGCACCCCTGATCCGGCGGCGGACCGGAAGCCTGCTGGGCCTGGCGGCCTGGCTGTGCGGGATCGCCTTCTTCCTGCCGGTCGCATGGATGGTGCTGACGTCCTTCCACAGCGAGACGGACGCGGCGACCAACCCGCCGAGCATCGTCGCCGGGCTCAGCCTGCACGGCTACCGCGAATTCTTCGGCGCGGGCACCGGCGTCAGCCCCTGGCCCCCGCTGATCAACTCGCTCACCGCCTCGGTCGTCTCCACGCTGCTGGTGCTGGCGCTGGCCGTCCCGGCGGCGTACGCGCTGTCGATCAAGCCGGTGCGCAAGTGGAGCGATGTGATGTTCTTCTTCCTCTCCACGAAGATGCTGCCGCTGGTGGCCGGGCTGCTGCCGGTCTATCTCGTCGCGCAGAACAGCGGGATGCTGGACAGCATCTGGCTGCTGGTCATCCTCTACACCTCGATGAACCTGCCGATCGCGGTGTGGATGATGCGCTCGTTCCTCTCCGAGGTCCCGGGCGAGATCATGGAGGCCGCCTCGATCGACGGGGCGGGGCTGCACACCACCCTGACGCAGATCGTCGCGCCGATCGCCATGCCGGGCATCGCGGCGACCGCCCTGATCTCCTTCATCTTCAGCTGGAACGAGCTGCTGTTCGCCCGGGTCCTGACCGGGGTCGTGGCCGGTACCGCACCGGTGTTCCTGACCGGCTTCGTCACCAGCCAGGGCCTGTTCCTGGCCAAGGTGTGCGCCGCCGCCACCGTCATCTCCCTCCCGGTGCTCATCGCCGGGTTCGCCGCCCAGGACAAGCTCGTCCAGGGCCTCTCCCTCGGAGCCGTGAAATGA